A stretch of the Symbiobacterium terraclitae genome encodes the following:
- a CDS encoding ABC transporter ATP-binding protein: MSTAVSTKAQQGEVLVEVRNLKKHFPVTGGGIIARTVGWVKAVDGVSFQIRRGETLGLVGESGCGKTTLGKVLLRLQEPTDGQVLFEGRNIYDLNREQMRKLRREMQIIFQDPYASLNPRMTVGDIIGEPLEIHGVARGAAKTKKVHELLDVVGLASFHARRYPHEFSGGQRQRIGIARALALNPKLIVCDEPVSALDVSIQSQVLNLLEDLQKEFGLTYLFIAHGLAVVKHVSDRVGVMYLGKMMEISPADELYANPLHPYTEALMSAIPIPDPTLKRERIVLEGDVPSPVNPPKGCRFHTRCRYQPQVGDICKTEEPPLINVGGDHWVACHMRTSR; this comes from the coding sequence ATGAGCACCGCGGTGAGCACGAAGGCCCAGCAGGGCGAGGTCCTGGTCGAAGTACGGAACCTGAAGAAGCACTTCCCCGTCACGGGCGGCGGCATCATCGCCCGCACCGTCGGCTGGGTGAAGGCGGTGGACGGCGTCTCCTTCCAGATCCGCCGGGGTGAGACCCTGGGCCTGGTGGGCGAGTCCGGCTGCGGCAAGACGACGCTGGGCAAGGTGCTCCTGCGCCTGCAGGAGCCCACCGACGGCCAGGTCCTCTTCGAGGGCAGGAACATCTACGACCTGAACCGCGAGCAGATGCGCAAGCTTCGCCGCGAGATGCAGATCATCTTCCAGGACCCCTACGCCTCGCTCAACCCGCGCATGACGGTGGGCGACATCATCGGCGAGCCGCTGGAGATCCACGGGGTCGCCCGCGGCGCGGCCAAGACCAAGAAGGTCCATGAGCTGCTGGATGTGGTCGGCCTCGCCTCCTTCCATGCCCGCCGGTACCCGCACGAGTTCTCGGGCGGCCAGCGCCAGCGCATCGGCATCGCCCGGGCCCTGGCCCTGAACCCGAAGCTGATCGTCTGCGACGAGCCGGTCTCCGCGCTCGACGTGTCGATCCAGTCGCAGGTGCTGAACCTTCTGGAGGATCTGCAGAAGGAGTTCGGGCTGACCTACCTCTTCATCGCCCACGGCCTCGCGGTGGTGAAGCACGTCTCCGACCGGGTCGGCGTGATGTACCTCGGCAAGATGATGGAGATCTCGCCGGCGGACGAGCTGTACGCGAACCCGCTCCACCCGTACACCGAGGCGCTGATGTCTGCCATCCCGATCCCTGACCCGACCCTGAAGCGGGAGCGGATCGTGCTGGAGGGCGACGTGCCCTCGCCGGTCAACCCGCCCAAGGGCTGCCGGTTCCACACCCGGTGCCGCTACCAGCCGCAGGTGGGCGACATCTGCAAGACGGAGGAGCCGCCGCTGATCAACGTGGGCGGCGACCACTGGGTCGCCTGCCACATGCGGACGTCCCGCTGA